The sequence CACTTTCGAAAAGAGATTAAAATCACTGATGCaagataataaatttaaaaaacaatttaataaaatcagGTGCAATGAAAATGTTCATTATtgtgacaatttttatgattccTATGAAAATGTTCTTAATTATGACAAGTTTTATGATTCCTCTGAAAGTATTGATAGTTGTAACCAGTTTTAAAATTCCTCTGAAAGTATTAATAGTTGTGACAAAtcatatgataaaattaaatatgatGGTGAAGATGGAAAAATTCATAGCACTCACTATAGTATCTACAGCGAAGTACAACCATATAATTCAGTGAAATGCGAATTACCTATAATGGATAGGTATAGACCTCAAAAAAATCTATATTCTCAAGAATACTTAAATTTCTGAAAAAAGCAGATGCAAAATATGAAAGgttcatatataatatactgAATGATAATATACCTCAAAATGCTAAAGATAGTTTAGGTGGAATTAAAACacaagaataaaaaaaattggttaaggtatttacaattttttttgcagttaTATCAAATGCTTCATTAACAACTCTATTATTGGTATTAAGTGGGGTTGCCCCAGCCACTGTAATATCCTCATATATTAGTTTATTACTTGTTCTCTTACccattttattaatgtaCATTCTTCACCGATACAAGAAATGTAAACctttgaata is a genomic window of Plasmodium cynomolgi strain B DNA, scaffold: 1468, whole genome shotgun sequence containing:
- a CDS encoding Pv-fam-d protein (putative), giving the protein ILKFLKKADAKYERFIYNILNDNIPQNAKDSLVISNASLTTLLLVLSGVAPATVISSYISLLLVLLPILLMYILHRYKKCKPLNKIYGSSGSP